A segment of the Agrobacterium tumefaciens genome:
CCAGACGCGACGCAGGCTGATAATCCCTATCTCGCGCTTCTGCAGGCGATCGCGGCACGGCAACTCGATCTTGTGGCACGTTGGTTGATGGTGGGCTTCATCCATGGCGTGATGAATACAGACAACATGGCCGTTTCAGGCGAAACGATCGATTTCGGCCCCTGCGCTTTCCTTGATGAATACCACCCCAACAAAGTGTTCTCCTCAATCGATGCCCAAGGCCGCTATGCCTATAACAACCAGCCGGGCATCGCCCAGTGGAACATCGCCCGCTTGGCAGAATGCCTGCTTCCGCTGCTTGATCCCGAGGCGGAAAAGGCAGCGGAACTGGCTAATGCCGTTCTTGCGGAATTTGCCGGGAATTTTCCTGGACGCTGGCTTTCCGGCATGCGTCAGAAACTTGGACTGGTGACGGAAGAGGACGACGACACGGCGCTCGTTCAGGCTCTTCTGGCAATGATGCAAGCTTCGGAGGCTGACTTCACATTGACGTTCCGGCGACTGTCTCATGCAGCAGATGGCGATGCGGAAGCATTTCGCGGCTTGTTCATCGATCTTGCTGCGGCGGACGCATGGTTGGCGCGTTGGCGTACCAGAGCCGAACGGGACGGCGTGTCTGCAGCCCAACGAAAGACAGCGATGCTGTCGATCAATCCGGCAATCATTCCCCGCAACCACCGCATCGAAGAACTGATCGCAGCAGCAGTCGAAGACGGCGACTTTGAACCATTCCACGACATGCTGGCGGCAATCGCCAAACCGTTCGAGGAACGCGATGAGTTCGCAGTCTACATGCAGGCGCCGATGAATCATGAGCGTGTGTCCCGGACGTTCTGCGGGACGTGACGCAAAACCTCAGTCGCCGCGCGTCTGCGCGGCGAAGAGAGTTTTCGTGCTTATCGACCTTACCGTATCGCGTTCAGTGCGACGCTAAAATTGGGGTCGACGACGTTAAGTCTTCCCTTAGCCAACCTTGGCAAGCGGCTCATGCGATCCGTAATAATGGCCGAAGCGGTTCGCCAGGAATTTGGGCAGAGCGATTTCTTCCTGCCGGACGAAGCCCTTCTGGGGGAGCGCGCCTTCGGCGAGAAGATCGAGAACCGTGCAGATTCCGGCGGCCGTGGTGATCTGGATTGCGCTCATCATGCGGCCGGACACTGGGCCTGCATAGACCTTGTTGGCGTAGGTCTCCTGCAGAAAGCGTCCTTTCTGCGTGCCGCAGACGGTAACGAACACGATCACAACGTCCTGCATCGTGGCGGGCAATGCGTTTTCAAACAGGTCCTTCAACACGTCGCGGCGATTGCGCAGGTTGAGATCATTGAGCAGCGCTTTCATGATTGCAACATGGCCGGGGTAACGGATGGTGCGGTAATTCATGGTGCGCACCTTGCCCTCCAGCGTGGCGCATAGCGTGCCTAGCCCACCGGAGGTATTGAACGCCTCGTACGTCACGCCGTCGAGCGAGAACTCTTCGCGTTCCTCAAGTGCGGGGACAGCGGTGAGGCGGCCTTCGACAATCGCTTCGCATGGCTCGATATATTCGTTGATAAGGCCGTCCGTGCTCCAGGTCAGGTTGTAGTTCAAGGCATTGGACGGATATTGCGGAAGTGCGCCGACGCGCATGCGCACGCTGTCCAGCTTGTCGAAGCGCGACGCGATATCTGCTGCGGCGATGGAGATGAAACCGGGTGCAAGACCACACTGCGGAATGAGGGCCGTTTCGGCTGTTTCGGCCAGAGCCTTGACCTTGCGGGTGGATTCAACGTCTTCGGTCAGATCCAGATAATGTGTTCCGACTGCAACCGCGGCCTCGGCGATGCCTGCGGTTAGATGGAACGGTGCGGCAGAAAGAACGGCAAAACGGCCTTTGAGCAGCGCCTCGAGTGGAGCACGGTCGGTAATGTCGACGATTTCGGTTTCGACGTTGTCATGCGTCGGAACATTGGCGAGCTGTTCGGCAGAGCGGTCCGCCACTGTGATCTTGTAGTCGCCGGTTACGGCAAGCATCCAGGCGATGGCCGATCCGATATTGCCCGCACCGACAATGACGATATTTTTCATAGGTTTGTTCCCCGCAGTTTGAATGCATATGAGATCCAAAAATGTCGGATTTTGCCGTCGATTCGTAGCTTCACTCTGCCATAATTGCAGGGTAATATTGATCGGATTGACGATAGGATTGGTCATAATGACAATCACAGACAAGGACCGCGCGCTTCTGGCGCTTTTGTCCGAGAATGCCCGCATGCCGGTTGCCGAATTGGCGCGCAAACTTGGCCTTTCACGCACGACTGTGCAGGCCCGGATAGAGCGGTTGGAGACGGAAGGCGTGATCGCCGGATATGGTCTGAGGTTTTCGGAAAGCTATCTGTCCGGACTGGTTCGCGCCCACGTGCTGATTACCATTGCACCCAAGGCCTTGCCGGCCGTCACCGCCTCGCTTTCGGCAATCCGGGAGGTCACGACACTGCATTCGGTCGGCGGAAGTTTTGACCTCATCGCCATTCTGGCCGCGCCATCCATCGCCGATCTCGATCAACTGATCGATCGGATCGGTGCCCTTGAGGGCGTGGAGCGTACATTGTCGTCGATTATCCTCTCGACGCGGATTTCACGCTGACGCACGCTCATTGGCGGCATCATAGGCTTTTTGGGCCGCCATCACAGCTTCGATATTGCCCTCTGCCCAATGCGCAAGGGCGGCGACCGTATCGGTCAGCGTGCGTCCAAGGGGCGTCAGCGAATATTCGACGGTTACCGGAACTGTTGGAAAAGCCTGCCGCACGATCAGACCGTCGCGCTCAAGCTTCTTCAAGGTTTGAGACAGGACCTTCTGGGAAATGCCTTTGATTTCACGCCGCAGCAGATTGAAGCGCACGGCCTCCACCCGCAGACGGTCGAGGATGAGAAGTGCCCATTTGTCTGCAAGCCTGTCCAGCACCATGCGTGTTGGGCAGCGGTCTTCATATACGTCATAGGGGTAGTTCATCGTGTCCCTTTCTCCCTGACAATTGTGACTGCCGGGTTTCCTGCAGGTTACCAGATAACCGAAAAGTGCTCTCTTTTAGCGATTTCCAATCCGCAGTATGTGTTTTCTGGAAACATGGTTTCCATAAGATACTAAGGAGATTTGGAATGACAGGCAAGATACTCGTGCTCGGTGCGACCGGAACGGTCGGGACTCCTCTGGTGAAAGCGCTGGTGAACAAGGGCGAAAGCGTCAAGGCTGCGTCACGCAGCGGCAAGGCTGTGGAAGGGGCAGAGGGCGTTCGCTTCGATTACGCTGACACCTCAACCTTCGCGGCTGCCTTTGATGGCGTTGACAGGCTTTATCTCTTGCTTTCAACCGGCCATGTCGATGTTCTTGGCGCATTGTCGCCTGTCGTCGACGAGGCGATCCGCCGCAAGATCAAGATCGTTTTCATGAGTGTCTTCGGTGTCGATGCCGACGATTCCATCCCGTACCGCCAGGTTGAACTGAAAATCATCGCCTCCGGGGTTTCCCACGTCATTCTTCGTCCCAACTGGTTTGCTGACAATTTTCATACCTTCTGGAAGGCAGGCATCGATCACGGGCAGATTGCTGTTCCTGCCGGCGATGGAAAGTCGAGCTTTATCGATGTCCGCGATATCGCCGACAGTGCCGCCGCAGCGCTGACCTCGACAGCCTTCGATGGCAAGGCATTCAATCTGACTGGCCCGGAGGCGCTGGGTTATGCCGATGCTGCAGCAATCATCGAAAAGGCAATCGGCAGGCCGGTTGCCTACAATGCCGTTTCGGATGAAGCCTTTATCGGCATCCTGACAGGTGCAGGCGTGCCGCAGGATTACGCGGCTTTCCTTGCGTCGATCTTTTACCCGGTGCGTGAAGGCTGGACGTCAGCGGTGACCGGCGACGTGCAAACGCTAACGGGCAAGGCACCGCGTTCTCTGGAAATCTATGTGGCCGATCACTTGGACGCGTTGAAAGGCTGAAGGGCGTAAAACCCGTCGCGGCCTCCACCGCCGCCTAGGTCGGATCAGTCGAGCCGCGACGGGCCTTGAAGAACATTTTGAGCCGCTGGATATCGTCCGCGTTCCACCCCGCTGGTTGCGTCACTTCCATCCAGGCGTCGATATAATGCTCCGGCGCATAGACATGTCCGTAACCCATGGGTGCCGTGGTGGCGGAGGCGACATCGAGCCCGAGTTGCAGCAGCGTCACGACAGGGAACCAACGGAAGGAAGAGGAAACATCCGGACCGTGGTGGACCATCCATTCCGGACGGCGATAGAGAGACGAAGCCTCGAAAAAGGTGATGGGGTCGCTTGCATATTGCAGGTAAACGATCCGCATCGGCCCCCACGCTGCGTCGGGCATGTGCGCATTCGTATACTGATTGGCGAAGCGGATGACGGACGAATCTCGGAACCGTGGCAGCCATTCCGGTGAGCCTGCGACCCTGCCATTGGTTGCCATGCGCCAAGTGGGACTGGAGAAGGGTGGACCACTCCAAAGCGCACCCTGGAAGGGATCTGAGAGCACATCGTAAAGATCAGAGGATTTCTGAGAATTGAGCGAACCGAGGCTCAGACCATGCAGGTAAAGTTTCGGACGCGTCTCTTTCGGTAACGTTGTCCAGTACCCATAAACGGCCTGAAACAGTGCGCGGGCGGTTTCAACGCCGTAGTTCGGTTCTGTCAGAAGCGCGATCCAACTCGACAGATAAGAGTATTGTACGGCAACGCTGGCGATGTCGCCATCGTGCAGATATTCGACAGTGTCGAGCCCTTCCGGATCGATCCACCCTGTGCCGGTCGGGATGACGATGAGCAGGACCTTTCGTTCGAAGCCGCCGACCCGTTTCAGCTCTTCCAGCGCCAGGGCCGCTCTCGCCTCGGGTGTTTCTGCTGAGTTGAGGCCGGCATAAACGCGTAACGGTTCCTTGGCGCCGCGCCCGGTAAAGCCGGAAATATTGCCGGCATCAGGCCCACTAGCGACGAATTCACGTCCGCGTCGGCCAAGCGATTCCCATGTCATTCGCGAAGCGCTGCTGCCTGTTTTGTTCGGGTCCTCGGGGCGCGGCACGTCCGGTTCGATCAACGAATCCACCTGTTTGAGCGAGGAATCCGCGAAACGCAGGCCGATATCGAAAATCAGACCATTCAGAAGCATCCATGACAGAACCACCGCAACGGTAATACCGATGACATTGGCGAGGCGTTGCGGCAGGAAGTGACGGCTGCGCGACGCAAAGAAGCGTCGCACCAGTTGAAAAAGCCGCCCCAGGAGGATGAGGACGGTTGCGACAGCAAGAGCAATCAGACCTGTTTTGGTGGGGTGTGCGCTTGGTAGCGGATCAAGCTCCATCAGCACACGAATGGAGTTTTGCCAATTTGCCGCCTGCCATAGGAAGGCGCAGGCCATGATAAGCCCCGCCAGAAACAGTAGAAAGTTTATGCAGCGTTTGTTACCGCGTGAAGGTTCCGGCAGTTCCAGATAGGCCCAGACAGCATGCAGGCATACGCCGATGAGGTAGCCGATCGCAAAGGAGAAACCGCACAACACGCCTTGCATCATCCAGCTTCGCGGCAGGAGAGAAGGGGTGAGTGATGCGCAGAACAGCACAGTGCCGATCACGATCCCGGTTGCTGACAGACCTGCAAACAACCGTGCAATCCATTGTTTCATGGATATTATTTCCCCTTGTCGCCGCACCATCATCCGGGAGTGTAGTATGCCTCACACGCCTGTGCAAACGCCCTTGCGAGATAAAATTCACAAAAAAGGAAAATAATCCTATATTGGATTTTCAGCTCTGGTTGCTTGGGTTCCACACGATTGGGCTAACACGTGGAAACAGGAAGCCATGTAACAACGGGGATCAAAAAAGTCGCTGTTTCTAGCGGTGGCGTAGTCTTTTTTGGGGGGAGCATTGCGGTGAGCGAATGATAAATCAGAGCCACGTGCAGCGGTATAATAAACGCGATCATTTTGATGATCTTTTCCCCGACAGGCCTGTCGGGGATGGTGTCAAAACAAGACTTTTCTGGAAGCCTGGACTGTCTTTATTTCTTCGGCGTCTGGGCAGGTTTTTGCTGAGAGCCGGTCTCGCGCATTTGGCGCCATTCGTTTTCAAGACGGTCGTAAACTGTCTGGGGGACTGTCGCTGTCATGGTGGCATTCCTCCTAATGGGTTAACGCTGCAGAATTGCGCGATAAATCGAGATAGCGCGCTAAGGTTCCGTTATTCAAGGAATTTTTTACCCCGAAACTTCGATCTGAGGATTAAAATCGATTAAGATTTTTTCAAATCGATTTAGTCCTGACAACGATCATGTGGAAAAACGGGGTGTTACGATACTGGCGATTTTCAGGGGTTGGAAATGGGATTCGGTTTGCCCGATTCTTCGTCAGGACCACATGCAGGCTATGCATTGAACCCGCGCGAACCAGATGATAACCCGTCTCCATGGCCCGAATGGCCGCGTTTGAATTTTGCATGACAGGTGACACCGTGATCCGCCATATCGTCTTTTTCACCGTTCCTGAGGAAAACCGCGACGCCGTGCGCAAGGGGCTGTCGGGCCTCACTGCCATACCGCATGCGCTGAAGTTGGAAATCGGTGAGAACGTCAAGAAGGACCAGTGGGGAAACTCGGTCGACTTCATCGTCTACGGGGAGTTCGAGAGCGAGGAGGCACTCGCCGCTTACAAGGCAGATCCCGCTTATGATCTTTCGACGCGGACGGTAAAGCCTTTGCGCGACACTCGCGTCGCAGCCGATTTCAACAGCGACACCGCAGTCAAGCAGCCAATCCGCTGAACGACCGGACCTGAATCGGTTTCTGAAGATGCGGAATCGTTTTGTGAGGCGTTGCCTCCAAGTGATTCCAGCGATTCAGAATTTTTTGCACTCAGTCGCTCTGGCTGGCGCGGGCTGTCCGCGCCATTGCCCAGATAATAGATCAAAACGGTTATTCAAGTCTGAACGTGCTGACCAGCTCGTGGCCGCGCGTGATTTTGCTCAACGCGACGATTTACGGACTGTCTTCCACAGAGCTGCGAGAAGCATGATCGAGACAAACAACAACGCGCTTGCCACGGTGAGTGCCAGGGTTGGTCCACCTCGCTCCAGCACAGCCGTGAAGAAAAGTGGTGCGGCGGCAATTGCCAGGTTTTGCGGTAGTGAAATCCTTGCGGCTTGAAGGCCGTATTCCTGCGGCGAAAACACCGCAAGCGGCAGCACCGCCCGGCTCACTGCGACCACTCCGCCACCAAAGCCGAAGAGAACTGTAAAGACAGTGAAAGCCGCCGTCGATGGACCGAGGGCAAGCAGTAGCAGCAGCGAGGCCAGGAACAGGATGCTGCCGGCCATCCCGGTGAAGAAGGGATTGCCGCGCTTTCCCAACAGAAAATCGAGACCGCGCGCGGAAATGGCGAAGACCCCGCGTGCCGAGGCAAGCTGCAACGCAAGCGCAGAGGATGCTCCCATTGCCAAAAGCAGCGATGGCACGAGAGGCGACAGTCCGAAGCTGGTGAAGGCGCTGATTGTCGTCATTGCGGCCAGAAGCAAAAAGGCATGCTGCCGTGCGTCGGTTGTTGCAGCGGCAGGCGTCGTCGTCTGGGATGGCGGAGAGGCCGCAGGCAGGCGTTCCCCCGGCAAGGCGAAAATGTAAAGCGGAACCATGACGAAGAGCTGCAGGCCGGCGAAGATCACCAGCGTGCCGCGCCAGCCGAAGTGGTGCTCGCCATAGGCGGTGATCGGCAGAAAGATGGTTGCGGAAAGTCCGGTGAAGATCATTAACAGCGAGATCATCCGACCGCCGCCGGCGCCGATGC
Coding sequences within it:
- a CDS encoding saccharopine dehydrogenase family protein, with the translated sequence MKNIVIVGAGNIGSAIAWMLAVTGDYKITVADRSAEQLANVPTHDNVETEIVDITDRAPLEALLKGRFAVLSAAPFHLTAGIAEAAVAVGTHYLDLTEDVESTRKVKALAETAETALIPQCGLAPGFISIAAADIASRFDKLDSVRMRVGALPQYPSNALNYNLTWSTDGLINEYIEPCEAIVEGRLTAVPALEEREEFSLDGVTYEAFNTSGGLGTLCATLEGKVRTMNYRTIRYPGHVAIMKALLNDLNLRNRRDVLKDLFENALPATMQDVVIVFVTVCGTQKGRFLQETYANKVYAGPVSGRMMSAIQITTAAGICTVLDLLAEGALPQKGFVRQEEIALPKFLANRFGHYYGSHEPLAKVG
- a CDS encoding helix-turn-helix transcriptional regulator; amino-acid sequence: MNYPYDVYEDRCPTRMVLDRLADKWALLILDRLRVEAVRFNLLRREIKGISQKVLSQTLKKLERDGLIVRQAFPTVPVTVEYSLTPLGRTLTDTVAALAHWAEGNIEAVMAAQKAYDAANERASA
- a CDS encoding Dabb family protein is translated as MTGDTVIRHIVFFTVPEENRDAVRKGLSGLTAIPHALKLEIGENVKKDQWGNSVDFIVYGEFESEEALAAYKADPAYDLSTRTVKPLRDTRVAADFNSDTAVKQPIR
- a CDS encoding SDR family oxidoreductase; this encodes MTGKILVLGATGTVGTPLVKALVNKGESVKAASRSGKAVEGAEGVRFDYADTSTFAAAFDGVDRLYLLLSTGHVDVLGALSPVVDEAIRRKIKIVFMSVFGVDADDSIPYRQVELKIIASGVSHVILRPNWFADNFHTFWKAGIDHGQIAVPAGDGKSSFIDVRDIADSAAAALTSTAFDGKAFNLTGPEALGYADAAAIIEKAIGRPVAYNAVSDEAFIGILTGAGVPQDYAAFLASIFYPVREGWTSAVTGDVQTLTGKAPRSLEIYVADHLDALKG
- a CDS encoding MFS transporter, whose amino-acid sequence is MSEHAIPVRRVRLIAVLAIGQIIGWGACFESLALLGTPIGRDLGLAKELVFAGLTVMMAVSAFCGPALGRALTRYGARPVLVTGSLLFPVGLGIFACSNGFLSYCLAWTVMGFAGACGLSTSANTAMVERIGAGGGRMISLLMIFTGLSATIFLPITAYGEHHFGWRGTLVIFAGLQLFVMVPLYIFALPGERLPAASPPSQTTTPAAATTDARQHAFLLLAAMTTISAFTSFGLSPLVPSLLLAMGASSALALQLASARGVFAISARGLDFLLGKRGNPFFTGMAGSILFLASLLLLLALGPSTAAFTVFTVLFGFGGGVVAVSRAVLPLAVFSPQEYGLQAARISLPQNLAIAAAPLFFTAVLERGGPTLALTVASALLFVSIMLLAALWKTVRKSSR
- a CDS encoding Lrp/AsnC family transcriptional regulator, with translation MTITDKDRALLALLSENARMPVAELARKLGLSRTTVQARIERLETEGVIAGYGLRFSESYLSGLVRAHVLITIAPKALPAVTASLSAIREVTTLHSVGGSFDLIAILAAPSIADLDQLIDRIGALEGVERTLSSIILSTRISR
- a CDS encoding YdiU family protein; this translates as MKFDNSYARLPERFSAAVLPTPVKAPQLIAFNHPLADELGLDISGLADDRLAAIFSGNTVPQGAEPLAMAYAGHQFGGFVPQLGDGRAILLGEVIDRNGKRRDIQLKGSGPTPFSRRGDGRAALGPVLREYIVSEAMYALGIPATRALAAVLSGERVQREIGLPGGVFTRVAASHIRVGTFQFFAAREDDDGIKALADYVIDRHYPDATQADNPYLALLQAIAARQLDLVARWLMVGFIHGVMNTDNMAVSGETIDFGPCAFLDEYHPNKVFSSIDAQGRYAYNNQPGIAQWNIARLAECLLPLLDPEAEKAAELANAVLAEFAGNFPGRWLSGMRQKLGLVTEEDDDTALVQALLAMMQASEADFTLTFRRLSHAADGDAEAFRGLFIDLAAADAWLARWRTRAERDGVSAAQRKTAMLSINPAIIPRNHRIEELIAAAVEDGDFEPFHDMLAAIAKPFEERDEFAVYMQAPMNHERVSRTFCGT